The following proteins come from a genomic window of Pseudomonas putida:
- a CDS encoding DUF2802 domain-containing protein — MIFEVAVIFLALLWALSLWFFLNYSKRQRELAAQQALGDAVRDQRIKDLAKRLDDYQNGTVRMGEAIHELRAVVATLPDRLERLEQRDPSNVTFSQAAKLVGMGASVSELTETCGLTQAEAELMSKLHRNG, encoded by the coding sequence TTGATTTTCGAGGTTGCTGTCATCTTCCTGGCGCTGTTGTGGGCGCTGAGCCTGTGGTTCTTCCTCAACTACAGCAAGCGCCAGCGCGAGCTCGCCGCCCAGCAGGCTCTGGGCGATGCCGTGCGTGACCAGCGCATCAAGGACCTGGCCAAGCGCCTGGATGACTACCAGAACGGTACCGTGCGCATGGGGGAAGCCATCCATGAACTGCGCGCGGTGGTGGCTACCTTGCCCGACCGGCTGGAGCGGCTGGAGCAACGCGACCCGAGCAATGTCACCTTCAGCCAGGCAGCCAAACTGGTCGGGATGGGGGCGAGTGTGTCGGAGTTGACCGAAACCTGCGGATTGACGCAGGCCGAGGCCGAACTGATGAGCAAGTTGCATCGCAACGGGTGA
- a CDS encoding chemotaxis protein CheW has product MKKSSAQGSEDPILQWVTFRLDNESYGINVMQVQEVLRYTEIAPVPGAPSYVLGIINLRGNVVTVIDTRQRFGLMPTEVTDNTRIVIIEADKQVVGILVDSVAEVVYLRQSEIETAPNVGNEESAKFIQGVCNKNGELLILVELDKMMTEEEWSELENI; this is encoded by the coding sequence ATGAAAAAGTCGTCTGCACAAGGTTCGGAAGATCCGATTCTGCAATGGGTAACCTTCCGTCTGGACAACGAGTCCTACGGCATCAACGTCATGCAGGTGCAGGAAGTCCTGCGTTACACCGAAATCGCCCCGGTACCGGGTGCGCCTAGCTACGTGCTGGGTATCATCAACCTGCGCGGCAACGTTGTGACGGTGATCGATACCCGCCAGCGCTTCGGCCTGATGCCTACCGAGGTGACCGACAACACCCGTATCGTCATCATCGAGGCTGACAAGCAAGTGGTCGGCATCCTGGTCGATAGCGTGGCCGAGGTGGTCTACCTGCGTCAGTCGGAGATCGAGACTGCGCCGAACGTAGGTAACGAAGAGTCGGCCAAGTTCATCCAGGGTGTATGCAACAAGAATGGAGAACTGTTGATTCTGGTCGAGCTGGACAAGATGATGACCGAGGAAGAGTGGTCCGAGCTGGAGAACATCTGA